The following are encoded in a window of Blattabacterium cuenoti genomic DNA:
- a CDS encoding enoyl-ACP reductase FabI — protein MSYNLLKGKKGIIFGALDENSIAWKVAERAYEEKASFILTNTPASLRMGKIHELSHKTKSRVIPADATSITDLNFLFDKTLDHFGGKIDFLLHSIAMSINIRKGCSYTSLNYEFLKKGWEISAVSYHKIMQTAWEKNAMNKWGSIVALTYIASQRSFPHYGDMSDYKSYLESITRNFGYHWGVKKKVRVNTVSQSPTITKAATSIKEFQKFFLLSEKISPLGNASAQDCANYIITLFSDLTKKVTMQNLYHDGGFSNTGISETMIS, from the coding sequence ATGTCTTACAATTTATTGAAGGGAAAAAAAGGAATTATATTTGGTGCTTTGGATGAGAATTCTATTGCTTGGAAAGTAGCAGAACGTGCTTATGAAGAAAAGGCCTCTTTTATTTTAACCAATACTCCTGCCTCTTTGAGAATGGGGAAAATTCATGAATTATCTCATAAAACAAAATCTAGAGTGATTCCGGCAGATGCTACTTCTATTACGGATCTTAATTTTTTGTTTGATAAAACTTTAGATCATTTTGGAGGAAAAATCGATTTTCTTTTGCATTCCATAGCTATGTCTATAAATATTCGAAAAGGATGTTCTTATACATCTCTTAACTATGAATTCTTGAAAAAAGGTTGGGAAATATCTGCCGTATCCTATCACAAAATCATGCAAACAGCATGGGAGAAAAACGCGATGAACAAATGGGGATCTATAGTCGCTCTCACATATATTGCTTCTCAACGGAGTTTTCCTCATTATGGAGATATGTCTGATTATAAGTCCTATCTGGAAAGCATTACACGGAATTTTGGTTATCATTGGGGAGTGAAAAAAAAAGTTCGGGTAAATACAGTTTCACAATCCCCGACTATAACTAAAGCAGCAACGTCTATTAAGGAGTTTCAAAAATTTTTTCTTTTATCTGAAAAAATATCCCCTTTAGGAAACGCTTCTGCACAAGATTGTGCAAACTATATCATTACACTTTTTTCTGATTTGACAAAAAAAGTGACGATGCAAAATTTGTATCATGATGGAGGTTTTTCTAATACAGGCATTAGTGAAACGATGATTTCATGA
- the dnaG gene encoding DNA primase yields MISKETIKKIFSVSCIEEVIGDFISLKKSGLNYRGLSPFSNEKTPSLIVSPIKKIWKDFSSGKGGNIITFLMEHENYTYVESLHYLAKKYDIKIQEEKKNTFFRKKDHENLYLIQDYAKYFFMKQLSETKEGQEKGLIYLMKQRGLNMKIIHQFELGFALSSWTKFTETALKKGFQIQDLKKSGLTGFKRSNHFDCFRKRVMFPIHDLSGRVIGFGGRKIDNSSRSLKYLNSSENDIFQKGKILYGLFQAKKNILKEDLCYLVEGYTDVLSLHQSGIKNVVSSSGTSLTINQILLIKRFTKSIVLFYDGDRSGIQASLRVINMILEQEMDLRILFFSNGEDPDFLAKKYSSSQLREFLGKKSYHFISFKKKIYEKFHQDDPMKKSFLVLNILKSISKIPNLLQRELYIQETSKLFQLRQEVLISELERINKKKKLYKKIDHHQILLNLERNNTLIFLEKELIQLILNYGNKMFKKEGTHTPTTVFEEIFHTFQDYNFRFSLDSHQKIFNKICLQKENIGKNPSFFVKYEKNKKSYSLSQWKRKGIEVSSKEENIDRYLMDILLRYKTQYILKLIQQEIRNFQKEIRREKNQMILKKIMYLTNLKNELNKKLHRYV; encoded by the coding sequence ATGATATCTAAAGAAACTATAAAAAAAATATTTTCCGTTTCTTGTATAGAAGAAGTCATTGGAGATTTTATTTCTTTAAAAAAAAGCGGATTAAATTATAGAGGACTTAGTCCCTTTTCCAATGAAAAAACTCCGTCTCTAATAGTTTCTCCTATAAAAAAAATATGGAAGGATTTCAGTTCTGGAAAAGGGGGGAATATTATCACTTTTCTTATGGAACACGAAAATTATACTTATGTAGAATCATTACATTATTTAGCTAAAAAGTATGATATTAAAATTCAGGAAGAAAAGAAGAATACATTTTTTAGGAAAAAAGATCATGAAAATTTATACTTAATACAAGATTATGCCAAATATTTTTTCATGAAACAATTATCTGAAACAAAAGAAGGTCAAGAAAAAGGATTGATTTATTTGATGAAACAAAGAGGTCTTAATATGAAAATAATTCATCAATTTGAATTAGGTTTTGCACTTTCCTCTTGGACAAAATTTACGGAAACCGCTTTAAAAAAAGGGTTTCAAATACAGGATTTAAAAAAATCTGGTCTTACTGGATTCAAAAGATCTAATCATTTTGACTGTTTTCGTAAAAGAGTGATGTTTCCCATACATGATCTATCAGGAAGAGTTATAGGGTTTGGAGGTAGGAAAATTGATAATTCTTCACGTTCTCTTAAATATTTAAATTCATCCGAAAACGATATTTTTCAAAAAGGTAAAATTTTGTATGGTTTATTTCAAGCTAAAAAAAATATTTTAAAAGAGGACCTTTGTTATTTAGTAGAAGGATATACAGATGTCCTTTCTCTACATCAATCTGGAATAAAAAATGTCGTTTCATCCTCTGGAACTTCACTAACCATAAATCAAATCTTGTTAATCAAGAGATTCACGAAATCTATCGTTCTTTTTTATGATGGAGATCGTTCTGGAATTCAAGCTTCTTTAAGAGTGATTAATATGATCTTGGAACAAGAAATGGATCTACGGATATTATTTTTTTCTAACGGAGAAGATCCAGATTTTTTGGCTAAAAAATATTCTTCTTCTCAATTAAGAGAGTTTTTAGGAAAAAAAAGTTATCATTTTATTTCTTTCAAAAAAAAAATATATGAAAAATTTCACCAAGATGATCCCATGAAAAAATCCTTTTTAGTTTTGAATATTTTGAAGAGTATTTCAAAAATCCCCAATCTTCTTCAAAGAGAATTATACATCCAAGAAACTTCTAAGTTATTCCAACTTCGTCAAGAAGTTTTAATTTCTGAATTGGAACGAATAAATAAGAAAAAAAAACTATATAAAAAGATTGATCATCACCAAATTCTACTTAATTTAGAAAGAAATAATACTCTTATTTTTCTTGAAAAAGAATTGATTCAGTTGATTTTGAATTATGGGAATAAAATGTTTAAAAAAGAAGGGACCCATACTCCTACCACTGTTTTCGAAGAAATATTCCATACTTTTCAAGACTATAATTTTCGTTTTTCTTTGGATTCTCATCAAAAAATATTTAATAAAATCTGTTTGCAAAAAGAAAATATAGGAAAAAACCCTTCTTTTTTTGTAAAATATGAAAAAAATAAAAAATCTTATTCATTATCTCAATGGAAAAGAAAAGGAATTGAAGTTTCTTCCAAAGAAGAAAACATAGATCGATATCTCATGGACATTTTATTGAGATATAAAACCCAATATATTTTGAAATTAATTCAACAAGAAATTCGTAATTTTCAGAAAGAAATTAGAAGGGAGAAGAATCAAATGATTCTAAAGAAAATCATGTATTTAACAAATTTAAAAAACGAACTTAATAAAAAGTTACATAGATATGTATAA
- a CDS encoding pyridoxal phosphate-dependent aminotransferase, with product MKNRLSHRLQNISYSQTLAMSMKARELKNKGYDIINLSLGEPDFSPPDFVLDAAKKAIDEGYHYYTPVSGYLELRETICKKFSRDNGLKYFPSQIIVSTGGKQSIMNVLLSLLNRNDEVIIPAPYWVSYYQMVKLCEASPVIIPTTMKKNFKIHPKQLKEAITPQTKLFIFSTPCNPTGSVYSYKELKNLAEIFKKHPKILILSDEIYEHICYEEKHTSIAIFSDIHNQVITLNGLSKAFSMTGWRIGYIGAPEWIAKSCDKIQGQITSCANSIAQRAAISALQASPNEIKYMIKEFKKRRDLVLKMIKEIHGFQINEPHGAFYVFPKVSDLFGKKFYGRIIQNSDDLSDFLLEKAQVATVSGSAFGDKECLRISYASTEKKIIEALTRIKKTLM from the coding sequence ATGAAAAATAGATTATCCCACCGTTTGCAAAATATATCTTATTCGCAAACGCTAGCTATGTCTATGAAAGCTAGAGAATTAAAAAATAAAGGATATGACATTATCAACTTAAGTTTGGGAGAACCTGATTTTTCTCCACCGGATTTTGTTTTAGACGCGGCTAAAAAGGCTATTGATGAAGGTTATCATTACTATACTCCAGTATCCGGATATTTAGAACTTAGAGAAACAATATGCAAAAAATTTTCTCGTGATAATGGATTGAAATACTTTCCGTCTCAGATTATTGTTTCTACTGGGGGAAAACAATCTATTATGAATGTCCTTTTATCTTTACTTAATCGAAACGATGAAGTGATTATTCCTGCTCCTTATTGGGTGAGTTATTACCAGATGGTCAAATTGTGTGAAGCCTCTCCTGTTATCATTCCAACAACTATGAAAAAAAATTTTAAAATTCATCCAAAACAGTTAAAAGAAGCTATTACACCTCAAACAAAATTATTTATTTTTAGTACACCTTGTAATCCTACAGGAAGTGTTTACTCCTATAAAGAATTAAAAAATTTAGCAGAAATTTTTAAGAAACATCCGAAAATCCTTATTCTTTCTGATGAAATTTATGAACATATTTGTTACGAAGAAAAACATACCAGTATTGCTATTTTTTCTGATATCCATAATCAAGTCATCACCTTAAATGGTTTATCTAAAGCTTTCTCTATGACTGGATGGAGAATTGGATATATTGGAGCCCCAGAATGGATTGCTAAGTCTTGTGATAAAATACAGGGACAAATAACTTCTTGTGCTAATTCTATTGCACAACGTGCAGCCATTTCTGCATTACAAGCTTCTCCCAATGAAATCAAATATATGATCAAGGAGTTTAAAAAAAGAAGAGATTTAGTTTTGAAAATGATAAAAGAGATTCATGGATTTCAGATAAATGAACCACATGGCGCTTTTTATGTTTTTCCAAAGGTTTCAGATCTTTTTGGAAAAAAATTTTATGGAAGAATTATTCAAAATTCTGACGATTTATCTGACTTTTTACTTGAAAAAGCTCAAGTGGCTACTGTTAGCGGAAGTGCTTTCGGAGATAAGGAGTGTTTACGAATTTCTTATGCTTCCACAGAGAAGAAAATTATAGAGGCTTTAACAAGAATAAAAAAAACATTAATGTAA
- the rpe gene encoding ribulose-phosphate 3-epimerase yields the protein MKRIIAPSLLSADLAFLYRDIKMLNESEADWYHIDIMDSSFVSNISFGSSFVKYVKKYANKNKPMDVHLMIMQPERYIEQFKACGADHLHIHYEACIHLNRTIFSIKESGMKVGIAVNPHTPVYLLQDLIQDIDFVLLMSVNPGFSGQKFIKKTYQKLEDTKDLILKKHSSALIEVDGGVNLENASLLFKNGADILVAGTTIFSNDNPKKMIHRMKFGKT from the coding sequence ATGAAAAGAATTATTGCTCCATCTCTACTTTCAGCAGATTTGGCCTTTTTATATCGTGATATAAAAATGTTGAATGAAAGTGAAGCGGATTGGTACCACATTGATATTATGGATTCCTCTTTTGTTTCTAATATTTCTTTTGGGAGCTCCTTTGTCAAATACGTCAAAAAATATGCAAATAAAAATAAACCCATGGATGTTCATTTAATGATTATGCAACCGGAACGCTACATAGAACAATTTAAAGCATGTGGAGCAGATCACTTACATATTCATTATGAAGCTTGTATTCATTTAAACAGGACTATTTTTTCTATTAAAGAATCTGGAATGAAAGTGGGAATAGCAGTCAATCCTCACACTCCAGTTTATCTTTTACAAGATCTTATTCAAGATATAGATTTCGTTTTGTTAATGAGCGTCAATCCTGGATTTAGTGGACAAAAATTTATCAAGAAAACCTATCAAAAACTAGAAGATACTAAAGATTTAATCTTAAAAAAACATTCTTCTGCGCTTATAGAAGTGGATGGTGGGGTGAATTTAGAAAATGCTTCTTTATTATTCAAAAATGGAGCGGATATCTTAGTAGCAGGAACTACTATTTTTTCTAATGACAATCCAAAAAAAATGATTCATAGAATGAAATTTGGAAAAACTTAA
- the lysS gene encoding lysine--tRNA ligase, giving the protein MQNLSEQQIIRRKKLKELKLLGLNPYPSNEYRITIPIINIQENFTEKGPISIAGRLIRLRILGKASFGEIQDHTGRIQIYFKKNHFDSEKIGKEKSYNILLKKLIDIGDIIGVQGFLFKTKMNEITIHVHKLTLLSKSLRPLPQVKVDKNKKIYDAFSNKEQRYRMRYVDLIVNDHVKEIFLKRTHIIREIRNFLDDKGYLEVDTPILQSIPGGAVARPFVTYHNSLGIPLYLRIANELYLKRLIIGGFHGVYEFSKNFRNEGMDRLHNPEFTVLELYVAYKDYYWMMNFTEKLLKWIFHQVRKNFKDILIENDSISFQTPFPRIPILDAIQTHTGFDLREMEEEELRKVCKKLHIEENSQMKKGKLIENIFEEKCEKHYKNPTFIIDYPVEMSPLTKRHRDQKNLSERFELIIHGQEIANAYSELNDPIDQLDRFQEQIKFSEKKESMFLDKDFIRALEFGMPPTAGIGIGIDRLVMLFTKQNSIQDVLLFPQMRPEKK; this is encoded by the coding sequence ATGCAAAATTTATCAGAACAACAAATTATACGTAGAAAAAAATTAAAAGAATTAAAATTATTAGGTTTAAATCCTTATCCATCAAATGAATATAGAATAACAATTCCCATTATTAATATACAAGAGAATTTTACAGAAAAGGGACCCATTAGTATAGCTGGACGTTTAATCCGTTTGCGGATTTTAGGAAAGGCTTCTTTTGGAGAAATTCAAGACCATACAGGACGTATCCAAATATACTTTAAAAAGAATCATTTTGATTCAGAAAAAATAGGAAAAGAAAAGTCCTACAATATTCTTTTAAAAAAACTTATAGATATAGGAGATATTATTGGAGTTCAAGGGTTTTTATTTAAAACTAAAATGAATGAAATTACTATCCATGTCCATAAATTAACTTTACTTTCTAAATCTTTACGGCCGTTACCTCAAGTCAAAGTGGATAAAAACAAAAAAATATATGATGCTTTTTCCAATAAAGAACAACGTTATCGTATGCGTTATGTAGATCTTATTGTGAATGATCATGTAAAAGAAATTTTTTTAAAGCGCACTCATATAATACGAGAAATCAGAAATTTTCTGGATGATAAAGGTTATTTAGAAGTAGATACTCCTATTCTACAATCTATTCCTGGTGGTGCCGTAGCTCGTCCTTTCGTTACCTATCATAATTCTCTTGGGATTCCATTGTATTTACGTATAGCTAATGAACTTTATTTGAAAAGACTCATCATTGGTGGGTTTCACGGAGTTTATGAATTTTCAAAAAATTTTAGAAATGAGGGGATGGATCGTCTTCATAATCCAGAATTTACTGTACTAGAACTCTATGTAGCTTATAAAGATTATTACTGGATGATGAATTTTACAGAAAAACTTCTGAAGTGGATTTTCCATCAAGTGAGAAAAAATTTTAAGGACATTTTAATAGAAAACGATTCTATTAGTTTTCAAACCCCGTTTCCTCGTATCCCTATATTGGATGCTATTCAAACACATACTGGATTTGATCTTAGAGAAATGGAAGAAGAGGAATTAAGAAAAGTTTGTAAAAAATTGCATATAGAGGAAAATTCACAGATGAAAAAAGGAAAACTGATTGAAAACATTTTTGAAGAAAAATGTGAAAAACATTACAAAAATCCTACTTTTATTATTGATTATCCTGTAGAAATGAGTCCTTTAACTAAAAGACATCGTGATCAAAAAAATCTATCAGAACGTTTTGAACTTATTATCCATGGACAAGAAATTGCTAATGCCTATTCAGAACTTAATGATCCTATAGATCAACTTGATCGTTTTCAAGAACAAATTAAATTTTCAGAAAAAAAGGAATCTATGTTTTTGGATAAAGATTTTATACGTGCTTTAGAATTTGGAATGCCTCCTACAGCAGGAATTGGAATTGGAATAGACCGATTGGTGATGTTATTTACAAAACAAAATTCTATCCAAGATGTTTTGCTTTTTCCGCAAATGCGTCCAGAAAAAAAGTGA
- the lipB gene encoding lipoyl(octanoyl) transferase LipB yields the protein MKKKILFFEDLGMKGYKETWEYQKILFNNLIQRKGKNKHFQKEKPGYLLFVEHPHVYTIGKNGKNKHLLVSSDFLKKIGAEFYQIDRGGDITYHGPGQLVAYPILNLDDFFTDLHKYLRFLEEVIIHFLLKNYGIKGEREKGQTGVWLIKNGIYRKICAIGIRMSRWVTMHGFALNVNTDLRYFDHIIPCGIFNKEVTSLKKELKNHLSFSEVKHLVKKSFQEIFNVEFIHPL from the coding sequence ATGAAAAAAAAAATCCTCTTTTTTGAGGACTTAGGAATGAAAGGATATAAAGAAACTTGGGAATATCAAAAAATATTGTTTAATAACCTGATCCAAAGAAAAGGAAAAAATAAACATTTTCAAAAAGAAAAACCTGGATATTTGCTATTTGTAGAACACCCCCATGTATATACTATAGGTAAAAATGGAAAAAATAAACATTTATTAGTCTCCTCTGATTTTTTAAAAAAAATAGGGGCGGAATTTTATCAAATCGATAGAGGAGGAGATATCACTTATCATGGTCCTGGGCAACTGGTTGCATATCCAATTTTAAATCTGGATGATTTTTTTACAGATCTTCATAAATACTTACGTTTTTTGGAAGAAGTGATTATCCATTTTTTATTAAAAAATTATGGAATAAAAGGAGAGAGAGAGAAAGGACAAACAGGAGTTTGGTTAATAAAAAATGGAATATATAGGAAAATATGTGCGATAGGAATCAGAATGAGTCGTTGGGTTACTATGCATGGTTTTGCTCTAAATGTAAATACAGATTTACGATATTTTGATCATATCATTCCTTGTGGAATTTTCAATAAAGAAGTAACTTCCTTAAAGAAAGAATTAAAAAATCATCTCTCATTTTCAGAGGTGAAACATCTAGTAAAAAAATCTTTTCAAGAAATTTTTAATGTAGAATTCATTCATCCTCTATAA
- a CDS encoding peroxiredoxin: MNTLIAKKAPNFIASAVLNGKDIVKNFTLEKFQGSKYVLLFFYPKDFTFVCPTELYAFQEKMKDFESRNVQIIAISTDTEQSHWAWLQIQKEKGGIYGVNYPLVSDINKTISHNYGVLSGDWIFDKEELKSTGELIAYRGLFLIDKKGIIRHILINDFPLGRNVHEAIRMIDALQYYEKSGEVCPANWIKGKRAIQASHRGLLDFYSSSDE, encoded by the coding sequence ATGAATACATTAATTGCAAAGAAAGCGCCTAATTTTATAGCTAGCGCGGTATTGAATGGAAAAGATATTGTAAAAAATTTTACTTTAGAAAAGTTTCAGGGAAGTAAATATGTCTTGCTTTTTTTCTATCCCAAGGATTTTACTTTTGTCTGTCCCACAGAACTATATGCCTTTCAAGAAAAAATGAAGGATTTTGAATCAAGAAATGTGCAAATTATTGCGATATCTACGGATACAGAACAATCCCACTGGGCATGGTTGCAAATCCAAAAAGAAAAAGGAGGAATATATGGAGTCAATTATCCTCTTGTTTCTGACATAAATAAAACCATATCCCATAACTATGGGGTTTTATCTGGAGATTGGATTTTCGATAAGGAAGAGTTAAAATCTACTGGAGAGCTTATTGCTTATAGAGGTTTATTTTTAATAGACAAAAAAGGAATCATCCGACATATTTTAATCAATGACTTTCCTTTAGGTAGGAATGTCCATGAAGCCATTCGGATGATAGACGCACTTCAGTATTATGAGAAAAGTGGAGAAGTTTGTCCAGCAAACTGGATAAAGGGAAAAAGAGCTATTCAGGCTAGTCATCGTGGACTTTTAGATTTCTATTCATCTTCAGATGAATAG
- a CDS encoding amidohydrolase family protein: MNPKKIFIEKVKQKGGWVNAHAHLDRAYTLTKKNFKYSYFSLKKKWYLVDEMKRLATEEDIYIRMEKALEYFLIQGTQALCTFIDVDEVIEDRVLKAANKLRNNYGRSIHLRFANQVLKGVLDKRSKYWFDQSLEFVDIIGGLPAKDYGREDEHLDILLKTAKKKGKLVHVHVDQFNTDEEKETEQLAKKTIEYGLQGKVVAIHSISLAAHTRKYRYEIYKLMKRANLMVISCPIAWIDHTRSERLTPSHNSITPVDEMLPEGIIVAFGTDNICDIYKPFSDGNLWIELRVMLEACHYYDIDHLVKIATENGLKVLGLK, translated from the coding sequence ATGAATCCTAAAAAAATTTTTATTGAAAAAGTAAAACAAAAAGGAGGATGGGTGAATGCTCATGCTCACTTGGACAGAGCTTATACTCTCACAAAAAAAAATTTTAAATACTCTTATTTTTCTCTGAAAAAAAAATGGTATTTAGTTGATGAAATGAAACGTTTAGCTACAGAAGAGGACATTTATATTCGTATGGAAAAAGCTTTGGAATACTTTTTAATACAAGGAACACAAGCTTTATGTACTTTTATTGATGTGGATGAAGTTATTGAAGACAGAGTATTAAAAGCCGCTAATAAATTGAGAAATAATTATGGTCGTTCGATACATCTTCGTTTTGCTAATCAAGTTCTTAAAGGAGTTTTAGATAAAAGATCTAAATATTGGTTCGATCAATCTTTAGAATTTGTGGATATTATTGGTGGATTACCCGCTAAAGATTATGGAAGAGAAGATGAACATCTCGATATTTTATTAAAAACAGCTAAAAAAAAGGGAAAGTTAGTACATGTCCATGTAGATCAATTTAATACGGATGAGGAAAAAGAAACTGAACAACTAGCAAAAAAAACTATTGAATATGGCCTTCAAGGAAAAGTAGTAGCCATACATAGTATTTCTTTAGCAGCACATACTAGAAAATATCGTTATGAAATTTACAAATTAATGAAAAGAGCTAATTTAATGGTAATATCTTGTCCTATTGCTTGGATTGATCATACTAGAAGTGAACGTTTAACTCCCAGTCATAATTCTATTACTCCAGTAGATGAAATGCTTCCTGAAGGAATTATAGTGGCTTTTGGAACCGATAATATCTGTGATATATACAAACCTTTTTCTGATGGAAATCTTTGGATAGAATTACGTGTGATGTTAGAAGCATGTCATTATTATGACATAGACCATTTGGTTAAAATCGCTACGGAAAATGGATTAAAAGTATTAGGATTGAAATAG
- the mtaB gene encoding tRNA (N(6)-L-threonylcarbamoyladenosine(37)-C(2))-methylthiotransferase MtaB, whose translation MNRKKIAFYTIGCKLNYAETSTIERKFSNSNYELVSFKRVADIYVINTCSVTENAEKDFKYIVRFFMKKNAKAFIIAIGCYAQVHPKEISSFPGVDLVLGMKEKFQIIDYLDQVNFFKKNPAKIISKETNSYFSSYSIGDRTRSFFKIQDGCDYKCSYCLIPISRGFSRSESMENILKNIRVLFKKGIKEIVLTGINIGDYGKKIDGNHPGRSYTFFDLIQAIDQIKEKGRIRLSSIEPNLLKEKCIEFLSKSRLFMPHFHIPLQSGSNYILGKMQRRYRRELYQEKVQYIRNLIPDAYIGSDIIVGFPGEKHEHFLETYHFLKKLEISSLHIFPYSQRPNTKSFTIQKQVSPEVKKKRKIILRNLSKQKYRSFCEKQIHTKKTVLFEKNSVNHEYLYGYTENYIRTKIDSNPLWVNTVQDVLLTKVDQDGVMIAKSIIEDE comes from the coding sequence ATGAATAGAAAAAAAATAGCATTTTATACAATAGGATGCAAATTAAATTACGCAGAGACTTCTACTATAGAAAGAAAATTTTCGAATTCAAATTATGAACTTGTCTCTTTCAAGAGGGTCGCAGACATTTATGTGATAAATACTTGTTCTGTCACTGAAAATGCAGAGAAAGATTTCAAGTATATAGTGCGTTTTTTTATGAAAAAAAATGCAAAAGCTTTTATTATAGCGATAGGATGTTATGCTCAAGTTCATCCTAAAGAAATTTCTTCCTTTCCCGGTGTAGATTTAGTTTTGGGGATGAAAGAAAAATTTCAAATAATAGATTATCTTGATCAAGTAAATTTCTTCAAAAAGAATCCTGCAAAAATTATTTCAAAGGAAACAAATTCTTATTTTTCCTCTTATTCTATTGGAGATAGGACTCGTTCTTTTTTTAAAATTCAGGATGGATGTGATTACAAGTGTAGTTATTGTCTCATTCCCATTTCCAGAGGTTTTTCTCGTTCTGAGAGTATGGAAAATATATTGAAAAATATAAGGGTTCTTTTTAAAAAAGGGATAAAAGAGATAGTTTTAACAGGAATAAATATTGGAGACTATGGAAAAAAGATAGATGGAAACCATCCAGGTCGTTCCTATACATTTTTTGATTTAATACAGGCTATAGATCAAATAAAAGAAAAGGGAAGAATACGTTTATCTTCAATAGAACCTAATTTATTGAAAGAGAAATGTATTGAATTTTTATCGAAAAGCAGGCTTTTTATGCCTCATTTTCATATTCCTTTGCAATCTGGAAGTAATTATATATTGGGAAAAATGCAGAGACGTTATAGACGAGAGCTTTATCAAGAAAAAGTCCAATACATCCGTAATTTGATCCCGGATGCTTATATAGGTTCAGATATCATTGTTGGATTTCCTGGAGAAAAACATGAACATTTTTTAGAAACTTATCATTTTTTGAAAAAATTAGAGATTTCTTCTCTACATATATTTCCCTATTCTCAAAGACCAAATACAAAATCTTTTACCATACAGAAACAGGTCTCTCCAGAAGTAAAAAAAAAACGGAAAATCATATTAAGAAATCTTTCCAAACAAAAATATCGTTCTTTTTGTGAAAAACAGATTCATACGAAAAAAACCGTTTTGTTTGAGAAAAATTCTGTGAATCATGAATATTTATATGGATATACGGAAAATTATATTCGAACAAAAATAGATTCGAATCCCTTATGGGTAAATACAGTCCAAGATGTGCTTCTAACGAAAGTAGATCAAGATGGAGTCATGATAGCTAAATCTATTATAGAGGATGAATGA
- the rsmG gene encoding 16S rRNA (guanine(527)-N(7))-methyltransferase RsmG gives MELIQKYFPDLLDQQIYKLSSLKKLYAYWNAYVNLISRKTFHNFYQQHVLFCLGIAKVFTFFPGSYVMDLGTGGGFPGIPLSIVFPHTEFILVDSISKKIKIVEKIIYNLNIKNAYTICIRAEKLENKFDFVVSRAVAKISKIHNWIKNKFRCPSIHNGALYLKGGDLSEELKKFPHAVEYPLINYFREPFFKTKKVIWISNI, from the coding sequence ATGGAATTGATTCAAAAATATTTTCCAGATCTATTGGATCAACAAATATATAAATTGTCTTCTCTAAAAAAATTATATGCATATTGGAATGCTTATGTAAATCTTATTTCTCGAAAAACATTCCACAATTTTTATCAACAACATGTTCTTTTTTGTTTAGGAATTGCTAAAGTTTTTACTTTTTTTCCTGGATCATATGTTATGGACTTAGGAACAGGAGGAGGGTTTCCAGGGATCCCTTTATCCATAGTTTTTCCTCATACAGAATTTATATTAGTGGATTCTATTAGTAAAAAAATTAAAATCGTAGAAAAAATCATATATAATCTGAACATAAAAAATGCGTATACTATTTGTATACGTGCAGAAAAATTGGAAAATAAATTTGATTTTGTGGTTAGCAGAGCTGTAGCAAAAATATCCAAAATTCATAATTGGATCAAAAATAAATTTAGATGTCCATCTATTCATAATGGAGCCTTATATCTAAAAGGAGGAGACCTTTCTGAAGAATTAAAAAAATTTCCTCATGCGGTAGAATATCCTCTAATTAATTATTTTAGAGAACCATTTTTTAAAACAAAAAAAGTTATTTGGATTTCCAATATTTAA